A DNA window from Luteolibacter luteus contains the following coding sequences:
- a CDS encoding 1-deoxy-D-xylulose-5-phosphate synthase translates to MRSRIMYIEDKSGSLTGPARIGRVTLSKTGCTLYYRGRSFQSLKGGYKSNYFDTETGDRFWISGPKRDGSDRLYGERLPIAIDEDVREEYWSTIRRQPRA, encoded by the coding sequence ATGCGCTCCCGGATCATGTATATCGAAGACAAGAGCGGCAGCCTGACCGGCCCCGCCCGGATCGGCCGCGTGACCCTGTCGAAAACAGGCTGCACGCTCTATTACCGGGGCCGCAGTTTCCAAAGCCTGAAAGGAGGCTACAAATCCAACTACTTCGATACCGAAACCGGCGATCGATTCTGGATCTCCGGCCCGAAGCGCGATGGTAGTGACCGCCTCTACGGCGAACGCCTTCCCATTGCGATCGATGAAGACGTCCGCGAGGAATACTGGAGCAC